Below is a genomic region from Desulforhopalus sp..
TGCAGCGATTGCCGTTATTCTAGCTCTTGTTGGCATTCTTGGTGATCTTACGGAATCGATCATTAAAAGAGGAACAGGCACCAAGGATTCTGGCCGATGTTTGGCCGGTCACGGAGGTATTCTTGACCGGGTTGACTCGCTTCTTTTTGTGGTTCCGGCGCTGTATTATATTTTGGCTCTATCGGGATTGAGATGAAACACATTTCCCTGCTCGGTTCGACCGGCTCTATTGGAGTCAATGTCCTCTCTGTAGTCAGGGAATTTCCAGAACGATACAAAATCGTGGCATTGGCCGCTGGAACCAATGTGCAAAGGTTTGCAGAACAAATTGAGGAGTTTCGACCTCAGCTTGTTTCGGTAAGCGACGAACGATGCGCCCGGGAGTTGCACGATTTACTGCAAAAGAATACCCGTACCTCCATAGTTTTTGGCGATGAGGGAAATATCCTCGTTGCCGCTTATCAAAAGGCCCAATTTACGGTTTCGGCAATTGTCGGTGCTGCAGGATTATTACCGACGCTTGCGGCAATTAGGGCTGGCAAGGATATTGGCCTTGCGAACAAGGAAACGCTTGTTATGGCCGGGAAAATTGTTATGGCTGCGATAAAGGAAAGTGGCGCAAAGTTGCTACCTATCGATTCCGAGCATTCAGCCATTTTCCAGGCTCTTGAGGCCGGGCAAAAAAAAGATCTAAAGAAAATCATTTTGACTGCTTCCGGAGGACCGTTTCGTGGCTTGAAGAGAGATCACCTGCGCAAGGTCACCAAGGAGCAGGCGCTTGCTCATCCGAACTGGAGCATGGGTAGGAAAATATCTATTGATTCCGCTACTTTGATGAATAAGGGGCTTGAGGTCATAGAGGCAAAATGGCTTTTTGATGTCGATGCCAATGCTATTGAGGTGGTTGTTCATCCCCAATCTATCGTCCATTCTTTAGTAGAGTACCAAGATGGATCGGTTCTGGCGCAGCTGGGTATCCCTGACATGCGCATTCCCATTGCCTATGCTCTTTCATATCCGGAGCGCTTGCCGTTAAGCCTGCAGCCGCTTAAATTATCGCAATGCGCTAGTCTCCAATTTATGGAACCCGACAATGCCAGCTTCCCGGCCTTGCAGCTTGCCTTTAGAGCTCTGCATAGAGGAGGAGTTTGTCCGGCGGTTCTCAATGCTGCAAATGAAGTAGCAGTTGATGCATTTCTTGCTGATCAAATAGATTTTCTGCAAATTGCCGAGACAGTTGAGCGGACAATGGATATTGTAGTCCAAGGAAGCGATACAAGTCTTTCCGATGTGCTGCTGGCTGATAGCGAGGCTCGAAGAGTCGCATTGAAGTTAGTAGCTGAGTGTTCCTCAAATAATTAATTATTTTACTCCGCACGGAGAGAAATCTCCCCGCCATTTTCTCATATGAATACCATTCTGTCGTTTATTCTTGTTCTTGGTCTACTTATTTTTGTTCATGAATTCGGACATTTCATTTTTGCCAAATGGTTTGGAGTCAGGGTGTTGAAGTTTTCTCTCGGTTTTGGACCAAAGATTTTTGGCAAGGTCATAGGTGAAACGGAGTATGTCATTTCCGCTTTTCCCCTCGGTGGCTTTGTGAAGATGTTTGGTGAAAATCCCGATGAACAGGCTGTTCCCGACGAGGACAAGCGGGTGTCTTTTGCTCATAAACCGGTATGGCAAAGGTTTTTCATTGTCTTTGCCGGGCCAGTTTTCAACCTCCTCTTTTCAGTACTTTTATTCTTCATGGTTTTCGCTATTCTTGGAATTCCAACCTCGGTCGATACTACCCGTGTCGGGAAAGTCAATGCAGACTCTCCAGCCAGTCGAGGAGGGCTTCTTGAGAATGATATGATTTTGCGAATCAATGAACGCGAAACACTTGTATGGGAAGACGTTCTTGGTGGCGTAAAGGCAAGCGAGGGCCAGCCGCTCAGCGTTGTCGTTCAGCGTGGTAACGAAAAGATCCATCTAACCATAACTCCCGCTCTTGATGCGGTCAAAAATGTTTTTGGTGAAGTAGTCGAACAACGGTTTATGATCGGAATTAAAAAGGCCGATGAAATGATCTGGAAAGAGAGCACTTTCTATACGTCTCTTGAAAATGCCTTGATCCAGACCTGGATGTATATCTCTTTGACGGCAGTCGGTTTTGTAAAAATTATTCAGCAGGTTGTCCCGGCTTCGGAAATAGGCGGACCTATTCTTATCGCTCAGATTGCTGGGCAACAGATGCAGGCGGGATGGGTAAATCTCATCTATTTTATGGCCCTGTTAAGCGTCAACCTGGGATTACTGAATCTTTTACCGATACCGGTACTTGATGGTGGTCATCTCGCCTTTTTAACCCTTGAGGGATTGCGGCGAAAACCTTTAGGAATGCGAGCGCAGATTATTGCTCAGCAGGTAGGTATTGGCTTACTCGGAACGCTTATGGTGTTCGCTTTCTATAATGATATCGTCCGACTATTTCAATGATGGAGTTTACAATCCGTTGATATTGTCCTTGGATACATCGACACCTTGCAGTTCCGTCGCTCTTACTGCCGGAACACGTCAGCGGGGAGAAGTTGTCGCGGCCCTGAGCATTACCGGAACCTTGACCCATTCCCGGCGATTGCTTGGGGCCATTGACTGGATCATGACCGAGGCTGGAATTAACTGGCAGGACATCACCGGAATAGGAGTGAGTCTTGGACCCGGAAGTTTTACTGGTCTGCGCATTGGGATGGCAACCGCCAAGGGATTGGCTGCAGCCGCTGACAAGGTTTTGCTTGGAGTTTCTACCTTGGACTCCTTAGCTGCGAAATGTGTGACCAACAGGCTAATCTGCAGCCTTCTGGATGCCCGCAAGCAAGAGGTTTACGCTGCCTTTTACCGGTGTAATCAACGGGGCCTGACTGAGCGTGTCTGTGAGCCAGTGGTTGTTCCCCCGGCAAAACTGGCCGCATCTATCGATGAACCGGTAGTATTGGTTGGCAATGGTGCCCGGATCTACAGAGACGTTTGGCAGACGACACTTTGCGAGAAAGTGCAGTTTGCACCAGCGGGTTTACACGAACCATCGGCCACCTCTCTTGGCTTTCTGGCCGGAGAATTGCTCGAAAAAGGGCAACTCCTTGATTTAGCTGAGGGAACACCTCTCTATGTAAGAAGCTCCGATGCCGAATTGAATCTGATAAAAAAACAGAGTCAGCAAGCGGCTTGAAAGCATAAACTCGGTGGGCATTGGTTTTCTGTTTGGTGTTGCCGGTCGCGTCTATACACATCGAGCATTACAAGAAGATTCAAGAATACTGAAAGTCTGTATCTATTTATTATGATTCAATGATCGCCAGGAAGAAAACACGACAAATACATGTTGGCGCGGTTGCCATTGGCGGTGATGCCCCAGTATCGGTCCAATCGATGACAAATACCGATACTAAAGATGTTGAGCAAACCGTCGGTCAGATTGAACGCTTGCAATCGGCGGGCTGCGATATTGTTAGGGTTGCCGTCATCGACAGCGATGCAGCCTCCTCCATCCGCTCGATTCATCAACAGATCTCAATCCCTTTAATTGCCGATATCCATTTTGATCATCGCCTGGCAATTGCTGCGATGGAAAATGGTGCTGATGGAATTCGAATCAATCCTGGAAATCTCGGTGGCGAGGATAAACTCGCCAGGGTAGTTGATGCAGCTCTCATGCATAAAGTACCCATTCGTGTAGGTGTCAACAGTGGTTCGATAGAAAAGGATCTTTTAAAGACATACGGCTATCCTTCTCCAGAAAATACCCAGGCGCTTATCGAAAGTGCTCTACGCAATGTCCGGCTTCTAGAAAAACACGGCTTTGAAGATATCAAAATCTCCATCAAATCAGCCGATGTTCTCACTACGATAAATGGCTATAAACACCTCGCCGAAGTTACCGATTATCCTCTGCATCTCGGTGTTACCGAGGCGGGAGGGCTTATCGCCGGCACGGTAAAGTCGAGTGTGGCTTTGGGGGTCTTGCTTAATTTGGGAATAGGCGACACCTTGCGGATTTCCCTGACTCGTGACCCGGTCGAAGAAGTACGGGTCGGTTTTGAGCTGCTTCGCTCCCTGAAGATCCGTGAACGAGGGCCGGAGCTTATCTCCTGCCCTACATGTGGTCGAACCCGTATCGATTTATTTAGTCTCGCCGAGGCGGTTGAAAGGTATATTCAGACCATGGAGAGCCCTTTGAAGGTGGCCGTAATGGGTTGTGTCGTCAATGGGCCGGGTGAGGCAAAACAGGCTGATATCGGTGTTGCCGGCGGTAACGGCGTGGGAATCATCTTTAAAAAGGGTGTAATCTGGAAGAAGGTGGGGGAAGATGAGCTGCTCACTGTTTTTATGGACGAATTGAAAAAGATGGAAGAAGAAGGGCGGAAAGAGCAAAAATCTGCTAAAAAATAATCTTCTATCCATGAGCGCATCACCACAGCTGCAGTTGTGGAAGGATGCTGAATAATTTCAAAACTATACGGAAATACTTTATGCGTTATTCTCAATTGTTGCTGCCGACTCTAAAGGAAGTGCCGGCTGATGCCGAGGTTGTGAGTCATGTACTGCTGTTAAGGGGCGGATTTATCCGAAAACTCACGGCCGGTATTTATACCTATATGCCGATCGGGTTGGCAGCAATTCGCAAGGTTGAGAATATTGTCAGGGAGGAGATGAATCGCGCCGGTGCCCAGGAATTATTGATGCCGATGGTGCAGCCCGCAGATCTCTGGATGGAAACTGGACGTTATAAGAAATATGGGCCGGAGCTACTGCGGTTTCGCGATCGTCACGAGCGGGAGTCATGCCTGGGGCCGACCCATGAAGAGGTGATTACCGATATTGCAAGGAAGGAACTGCATTCTTACCGCGATCTTCCTATTAATCTTTACCAGATTCAAACCAAATTTCGCGACGAAATCCGGCCGCGTTTCGGACTTATGCGAGGCCGGGAGTTCATCATGAAGGATGCCTATTCCTTCGATATAAGTGATGCGGCGGCGGAGATTTCCTACCGGAAAATGTACGATGCCTATAAACGAATCTTCACGCGATGCGGTCTCGATTTTCGTGCGGTTCAGGCCGATTCCGGAGCGATTGGCGGCAGTTTCTCCCATGAATTCATGGTGCTGGCCAAAACTGGTGAGGATACCATTGTCGTCTGTAATAACTGTGACTACGCCGCCAACATGGAGAAAGCGGTGGTGAGTTTGCGCGAAAGCACCTCGAAAGAGCCGTTAGCAGAGATGGCGAAGATTGAAACCCCCGGTAAACGCAAGGTTGGCGCAGTCTGCGAGTTCCTGGGAATTGGTCCCGAGCGGTTGGTTAAAACCCTGGTCTTTATTGCCGATGGGAAACCGGTCGCGGTGTTGGTGCGGGGCGACCGCGAGGTGGAAGAGGTGAAATTAAAGAACCTCTTGGGAGTGGCCGATGTGGCCATGGCTGAAGATCTTGAGGTCTTCAATGCCACGGGAGTGCCGACCGGCTACCTCGGCCCGGTAGGAATAGCCATCCGGATCGTTGCCGACCAAGAAGTTGCGGCGATGCAGAATTTTTATACCGGAGCAAATGAAAAAAATTATCACCTGCAGAATGTCAACCTCGGGCGTGATTTCCAGGTTGAGGCGGTTGCCGATTTGCGTCAGATAACCACTGCCGATCCCTGTCCGGAATGCGGGGGTAACCTTGCGCTGACGGAAGGTATTGAGGTTGGCCATGTCTTTAAACTGGGTACAGGGTATTCAGAGTCGATGAACGCGACCTTCCAGGACAGCGATGGGCAGGAAAAACATTTTGTCATGGGCTGTTACGGGATTGGGGTGAGCAGGGTGGTTGCCGCGGCCATTGAGCAGAATCATGATGAGAATGGCATAATTTTCCCGGTTCCTATTGCACCGTATACGGTTATTGTCTTGAATCTTGGCGGCAAGGACGAGCAGCTTACCGCTGTCGCCGAAAAGCTCTACCAAGACCTGTTGGCCGCAGGCCTTGAAGTTCTGTTTGACGACCGTGATGAAAGACCAGGGTTGAAATTCAAAGACGCGGATTTATTGGGTATTCCGTATCGGCTCACGGTCGGAAAGAGCTACACGAAAAACGGTAAGGTAGAGATGCGTCGGCGCAGAGACGGTGTTACCGAGGAGCTCTCACCCGATGAGGCAGTTACAATGTTGCATGCGAGAATCACGGCCGAACTTGTGAAATAGCTCTTTGATGACGATGGCAAACGAATCGACAATAAATCCGCATGGGCTGAAGACCCTTGCGGCTACCTACCTGCAGGACGTTGATCTATCGCGGATTGATGATGCCTGGGAAATTGTCACCCGGGTTCATAAGGGAAGTCGCCATTTTTCCGGTGAGCTGTATGTTATACACCTTCTGGAAGTGGCCTCGACTCTCGCATCAATGCACCTTGACCTCGACACCATACTTGCCGGTCTGCTCCATGGAGTTCTGAAGCAGAAACGAGATGGCAAAGGGGAGGAAGTGACCGTTGAAGAGCTTGCACAAAAATTCGGCAAAGATGTTGCGGCAATAGTCGAAGGCTCCACTCGCATTACCCAGGTACAATACAACAGCAAACTGGCGAGTCAGGCGGAAAATCTCAGGAAAATGCTGCTGGCTATGGCGGCGGATATCCGAGTTTTGCTGGTAAAGCTGATTGATAGATTGCTGGACATGTTTCTCCTCGATATGGTTGATCGGGAGAAACAGGTTGACATTGCCAGGGAGACCATGGATGTTTATGCCCCCCTGGCAAGTCGACTCGGAATTGACTGGCTAAAAAGGGAACTTGAAGATCATGCCTTTAAATTTTTACACCCGGAGGAGCATTACGATCTCTCGCATAAGCTGGAAAGCTCTCTTGACGAACGTCAGAACTATGTTGATGAAGTCATCAAGATTCTTCACGAAAAACTAGCACAGAGTGGGATTCAGCCTCTCCGCATAATTGGTCGGCCCAAGCATCTTTTCTCCATTTACAAAAAACTCATAGTCCAAAATATTCCTCTTGAGCGGGTCTATGATAAGGTCGCTTTCCGAATAATTGTTAACACTGTTAACGAGTGTTATGAGGCACTTGGGACTATTCACGCCAATTGGTCGCCGGTTCCCGGACGGATTAAGGATTTTATTTCTGTTCCGAAGGCCAATAACTACCAATCGATGCACACTACGGTGGTTGGGCCCCGTGACCACTTTATAGAAATTCAGATTCGCACTGAGGAAATGGACCGGGTCGCCCAAGAAGGAGTCGCGGCGCATTGGGCTTACAAAGAAGGGCAAAGGATTAATAAAAATGATGCCAAACTTTTCCGAGAACTGAAGAAGCTCGTTGCCTCGCTCCAGGAAGTCGAGGATCCCCGCGAATTTCTTGATAGCGTTGTCGGCGAGCTCTATGATCCGGAGATTTATGCCCTTACCCCGACCGGGGAGGTCAAGGAGTTTCCGATTGGCAGTTGTCCCATTGATTTTGCCTATTCTATTCACACCGAGGTCGGCGACCGCTGCGTTGGCGCCAAGGTAAATGGCCGCCAGGTGCCCTTGAAATATCAGTTGCAGACTGGTGATATCGTTGAAATTATCACCTCTCCAACCCAGCTTCCCCGCCGCGGCTGGCTGGACCTGGTGAAGACCAGCCGAGCGAGGACCAGAATTCGTTCCTGGTTGCGCCGTGAAGAGAAGGAGAAGGCCCTCAAGCTTGGCAGGGAGATCTGTGAACGTGAGATAAAAAAATACGATACTTCCCTGAAGAAGATCATTAAAAGCGGGCATATCCGGTTGATTCTCAAGCAGCTGCGCTGCAACTCCTTGGATGATTTACTTGCCAAGGTCGGTAGCGGGGTGATCACTGTACAAAACCTTATAAAAGGTTTGCAACCAGCTGAGCTACGCAAGGAACAGGAGCAGCAGACGGCCGAAATGTCCCCGGAAGATTTGGCAAACCTCATGGTTAACCAGCAGGCCAGCGATGAGGAACCGGGGAAATCGGGCATCAAAATAGACGGTATTGACGGGATGCTGATGAAGATCAGTCAATGCTGCCAGCCTTTGCCTGGCGATCCCATCGTCGGATTTATCACAATGGGTCGGGGTGTTTCTATCCACAAATCCGATTGCGTCAATCTGTTGAGCTCCGATCCCAAAAGGTGGATCGATGTCTCTTGGAGCGGTATTGCCGAAAAGATTTACCGGGTAGGAATTCACATCAGTGCGGAAAACCGGCGGGGTATTTTTGCAGAAATCAGTGGGGCTATCAGTGCTGATAATGCAAATATCGTCGATATCTCTGCCCATACCACGGTTACAGACCGGGCGGAAATGACTATCTCTTTAGAAGTTGGAAATCTCGACCATCTCCAAACCTTGATGCTTCACCTGCGGCAGTTGGCAGCCGTTATTGCCGTCCGAAGGCTCTAAGCAGAGGCTTCGGAGAGGGCGACAAGGTAGACCATGACCTGCCACGTTTGCGGCAATGAGATGCCGGCGATGGGTTCCAGCTGTCCCTATTGCGGGGCAGCTATGGAGGAGCCGACTTGTGCGGGATCAACCGTATTCATCCACAAGACGGTCAACCTTGAGGTTGGCCGGCCAGTGGTGGAGGTTGCTTTAAAGCGGTGCCGCCTGGCACTCGATGAGGCAATTATGAATAAAGTTAGTATTATGACTTTGATTCACGGTTATGGTTCAAGCGGCAAAGGTGGAGCGATACGAGCGGAGTGTCGTAATCTGCTCGATTATTTTAAAGAAAAAGGAATGATCAGCGATTACATTGCCGGCGAGGATTTTCATAAAAAGTCAGGCAGAGTTAAGGCGCTTTTGCGACGGTATGCACAGCTTGCCAAAGATCGAAATCTTAACCAGGGGAATCAAGGGATTACCTTGGTGATCCTGTCCTTTTCTTTTCTGTTTATTTCCTGGCGGTTCTTTGTATCGACAGCAATTTTCTAAGTATCTTGGCTGTTGTAAAATGCTCTTTGTTTATTAACCTCTAGAGAGGAGTTTCTGATGAAAAAATGTGTAATATCGGCAGTTTTTGGGATTTGTCTTGCCGCCCCCTGTATTTCCCAATCGGCCCCGCCAACTAGCTTCGAGGATAAGCTTAGCTACAGCATGGGGTTCGAAGTGGGCAGCTACTTTAAAAATGCTGGTGGGGATATCCAGAAAGAGTTTCTCCTAATCGGCATTGAAGATGCCTTCAAGGGTACCAATCCGACCTTGAATGCAGACGAAATGCTGGCGGTAAAAAAGGAGTTTGCGAGCAAGATGCAGGCCAAACAAGTGGCCAAACTCGAAGAGATGAAGACTAAGAATAAGGCAGCTGGAGAAGGATATCTCGCTGAAAATAAAAAGAAGAAAGGCGTTAAGGTGACTGCCAGTGGTCTCCAGTATGAGGTCATTAAAAATGGTGATGGTAAAAATGCCGCACCAACCGACACGGTCAAAGTCGAATATGTCGGAAAGCTGATCGACGGAACGGAGTTTGACAGTACCGCAAAGCACGGCGAGCCGGCCGAGTTTCAGGTCGATCAGGTTATCAAGGGTTGGAGTGAGGCCTTGCAGCTGATGAGTGCTGGCTCTAAACTGCATCTGGTGATTCCAACTGAATTGGCTTACGGTGAGAATGGCGCTGCGCCGATGATTGAGCCGAATTCGGTCCTGATCTTCGATGTGGAGATGCTTTCCATATCAAAGGCCACTCCTAAATAAGCCGCTCTCAAAGAGTCCCGCGGCTCTATCCATACCGAAATCAAGCAGGGTGGAAGAGATTGCGCTGGCAATATCGCAAGAAAAAGTTTCGTCAGCCTGTCGTGGCTGTGAGTTGCAAGAAGCATAGGGGGAAAGCAAAATTTCCCCGCTGGCCGTCCGGGAGCGTATCCCGGGCGGCCTTTTTTTAACGATCGTCTTTTGCCAGAAGAACGAGCCCGGCGATAGAGAAGATAATATGGATGCTTGTCGCTGCGATCACCGGTGAGACATAGCCGGCGGTGGCCAGCGATTGCAGCGCTCCCCAAATGCCCCAGGCAACAAAAGCCAGACCGCAACTAGCTGGAATAGCAATCGAAAGATCACGGCCCCACTTGCGGTAAGAAAACAGTAGGATGGGCAAGCCGAGGAGAAGCAGGGGGATGCCGAGAAGAATATAGGAAACACGGCCAAGAAAACTCGTCCAGGCGGCACGGACCTCATGTTCGACCTCCGTCCGGCCGATTTCCTGGTACAGACCAAGTAGTGACTGTTCAGCCGATTTGTTTACGGGGATTAAAAAGTCTTCAGGTTTTTCAGGAAATTCGAACTCGTTGACTGAGTAATTATTGATGGTATAGCGGCCGTTCTCCTGGCGCTGCTGGATTTGACCATTGCGCAAGATCCAGTGATCAGTATTTTTGTTCCATCTTGCAATACCGGCAGTTACAAGAGAGTCGATGTTATAGCTTTCATCCCACCTGGAGTAAGAAAAATTATAAAAAATATGATGTTTTGGATTGGGCCAAGCGAAGGAATAGAAGCCGTCGGCCCCCCGGTAATAATAGCGGTTGTTGCGGAGTATTCCTAGGGGCACCTTGCCTTTAAGCTGTTCGAACCAGATAGTATTGGTCCTTGATACGGTTACCGGCAAAAGCCATTGGGCTGAAGCGACAAAAAGCAGAGTGAAAACAACCGAACCGATGACAATTGGGCGGATGATCAGACGCAAAGGCAAGCCGCCGGCCTTCAGTGCAGTAAGCTCATTGGAGTGATTGAGAATGCCCAAGCTGATGACACCAGCGAGGAGAATAAAGACAGGCCCCAGCTGGTCTACAATAAAAGGGATGGTAAGAAGAAAATATTCCAAGGCCAGTTTGAGGGGCTTGCCGGCGTTCACGAAGTCATCGTATTTCTCAAAGAAATCAACGAGGAGGTAAATGGCGACGAAACCACTGTTGACGGTTAAGAAATATTTGACAAACTGCTGAAGTAAATATCGGTTGAGCAGATTCACTCAAAACCTCGCAAAGGAAACAATTGACAACAGGGTTCCACGCCACAAAACCAGAGCCCGCTATTCACCTCAGAAGAAGGAGGTTGCGTAGCACCTCGGTAGTAATTCAGGGAAGAGGCCTCTCGCCAGTTTGGTAATGATTAAGGAGGTATTCTTTTCTAGCTTTCCACATTGGTCAACGCCAAGGATACGTGGCCCAAGGTACATTATTGCCGACCTTCTGTCGAGGGAGGCCTATTGCGGCATTGGTTCAGTTGTAGGTAACATTATCACTGGTCTGCGTCAATATCGGCCTTCGTGTACCATGGCAATTTTTCAAGGTCTTGCATTGCGTGTCATGGCTATGGTATAGTCGATCCCTGTATTAGAGCCTTTTGGGTTTGAACTAGTTGGAGTTATTAGATATTGGCTGGTGCTGAACTGTTCTGTTTGCACTGTTGTGCGGGAATTGGACAGGACGTATTTCAACAGGAGGTGGCTGGTATTGAGGAATGCGATCGATGGTTGTCGTCTTGCCTTGCAAGATTTCAGCTGAGGAGATCGATTGCGGCGAGATTATGCAATGGTAAACGGGCTGCTTGGGTTCACCGCTTGTTCACTTGGTTGCGTCTTTAGTCCAATACCACTGTTACCGTATTTATGGCGCACAAGCGAAAGAAAAAAGACCCTTCCCAGTGCAAACAACCGGTAAAAAGTACTGCTTCGGATCGTTTGCATGCCTTCTGGAGTCTCTTCGTCAAAGAAGATGATGTACTTGTCCTCATTAACGCCGATCCTGACGCCCTGGCTGCTGCCTTGGCGGTTAGAAGGCTGCTCCGCTACAAGGTCAAGAGCGTAACAATTGCCCATCCCAACGAGATCAGGCGCCTCAATAATATGGCGATGGTCGAAAGGCTGAAGATACCTCTTGAGCGTTTGAAAGACATCAAGATTGAAAATTACAGTAAGCGGGTGATGGTTGATTCTCAGCCGGATCACTTGCCCTGTTTCGAAAAAATCAAGATACACGCGGTCATCGATCACCACCCAGCCGGCCATGTTGAGGGGGTGGAGTTTGTTGACATCCGCCC
It encodes:
- the ispG gene encoding flavodoxin-dependent (E)-4-hydroxy-3-methylbut-2-enyl-diphosphate synthase, translated to MIARKKTRQIHVGAVAIGGDAPVSVQSMTNTDTKDVEQTVGQIERLQSAGCDIVRVAVIDSDAASSIRSIHQQISIPLIADIHFDHRLAIAAMENGADGIRINPGNLGGEDKLARVVDAALMHKVPIRVGVNSGSIEKDLLKTYGYPSPENTQALIESALRNVRLLEKHGFEDIKISIKSADVLTTINGYKHLAEVTDYPLHLGVTEAGGLIAGTVKSSVALGVLLNLGIGDTLRISLTRDPVEEVRVGFELLRSLKIRERGPELISCPTCGRTRIDLFSLAEAVERYIQTMESPLKVAVMGCVVNGPGEAKQADIGVAGGNGVGIIFKKGVIWKKVGEDELLTVFMDELKKMEEEGRKEQKSAKK
- a CDS encoding Smr/MutS family protein, whose amino-acid sequence is MTCHVCGNEMPAMGSSCPYCGAAMEEPTCAGSTVFIHKTVNLEVGRPVVEVALKRCRLALDEAIMNKVSIMTLIHGYGSSGKGGAIRAECRNLLDYFKEKGMISDYIAGEDFHKKSGRVKALLRRYAQLAKDRNLNQGNQGITLVILSFSFLFISWRFFVSTAIF
- a CDS encoding proline--tRNA ligase; the protein is MRYSQLLLPTLKEVPADAEVVSHVLLLRGGFIRKLTAGIYTYMPIGLAAIRKVENIVREEMNRAGAQELLMPMVQPADLWMETGRYKKYGPELLRFRDRHERESCLGPTHEEVITDIARKELHSYRDLPINLYQIQTKFRDEIRPRFGLMRGREFIMKDAYSFDISDAAAEISYRKMYDAYKRIFTRCGLDFRAVQADSGAIGGSFSHEFMVLAKTGEDTIVVCNNCDYAANMEKAVVSLRESTSKEPLAEMAKIETPGKRKVGAVCEFLGIGPERLVKTLVFIADGKPVAVLVRGDREVEEVKLKNLLGVADVAMAEDLEVFNATGVPTGYLGPVGIAIRIVADQEVAAMQNFYTGANEKNYHLQNVNLGRDFQVEAVADLRQITTADPCPECGGNLALTEGIEVGHVFKLGTGYSESMNATFQDSDGQEKHFVMGCYGIGVSRVVAAAIEQNHDENGIIFPVPIAPYTVIVLNLGGKDEQLTAVAEKLYQDLLAAGLEVLFDDRDERPGLKFKDADLLGIPYRLTVGKSYTKNGKVEMRRRRDGVTEELSPDEAVTMLHARITAELVK
- a CDS encoding bifunctional (p)ppGpp synthetase/guanosine-3',5'-bis(diphosphate) 3'-pyrophosphohydrolase: MTMANESTINPHGLKTLAATYLQDVDLSRIDDAWEIVTRVHKGSRHFSGELYVIHLLEVASTLASMHLDLDTILAGLLHGVLKQKRDGKGEEVTVEELAQKFGKDVAAIVEGSTRITQVQYNSKLASQAENLRKMLLAMAADIRVLLVKLIDRLLDMFLLDMVDREKQVDIARETMDVYAPLASRLGIDWLKRELEDHAFKFLHPEEHYDLSHKLESSLDERQNYVDEVIKILHEKLAQSGIQPLRIIGRPKHLFSIYKKLIVQNIPLERVYDKVAFRIIVNTVNECYEALGTIHANWSPVPGRIKDFISVPKANNYQSMHTTVVGPRDHFIEIQIRTEEMDRVAQEGVAAHWAYKEGQRINKNDAKLFRELKKLVASLQEVEDPREFLDSVVGELYDPEIYALTPTGEVKEFPIGSCPIDFAYSIHTEVGDRCVGAKVNGRQVPLKYQLQTGDIVEIITSPTQLPRRGWLDLVKTSRARTRIRSWLRREEKEKALKLGREICEREIKKYDTSLKKIIKSGHIRLILKQLRCNSLDDLLAKVGSGVITVQNLIKGLQPAELRKEQEQQTAEMSPEDLANLMVNQQASDEEPGKSGIKIDGIDGMLMKISQCCQPLPGDPIVGFITMGRGVSIHKSDCVNLLSSDPKRWIDVSWSGIAEKIYRVGIHISAENRRGIFAEISGAISADNANIVDISAHTTVTDRAEMTISLEVGNLDHLQTLMLHLRQLAAVIAVRRL
- a CDS encoding FKBP-type peptidyl-prolyl cis-trans isomerase, which translates into the protein MKKCVISAVFGICLAAPCISQSAPPTSFEDKLSYSMGFEVGSYFKNAGGDIQKEFLLIGIEDAFKGTNPTLNADEMLAVKKEFASKMQAKQVAKLEEMKTKNKAAGEGYLAENKKKKGVKVTASGLQYEVIKNGDGKNAAPTDTVKVEYVGKLIDGTEFDSTAKHGEPAEFQVDQVIKGWSEALQLMSAGSKLHLVIPTELAYGENGAAPMIEPNSVLIFDVEMLSISKATPK
- the tsaB gene encoding tRNA (adenosine(37)-N6)-threonylcarbamoyltransferase complex dimerization subunit type 1 TsaB, which codes for MDTSTPCSSVALTAGTRQRGEVVAALSITGTLTHSRRLLGAIDWIMTEAGINWQDITGIGVSLGPGSFTGLRIGMATAKGLAAAADKVLLGVSTLDSLAAKCVTNRLICSLLDARKQEVYAAFYRCNQRGLTERVCEPVVVPPAKLAASIDEPVVLVGNGARIYRDVWQTTLCEKVQFAPAGLHEPSATSLGFLAGELLEKGQLLDLAEGTPLYVRSSDAELNLIKKQSQQAA
- a CDS encoding 1-deoxy-D-xylulose-5-phosphate reductoisomerase, translated to MKHISLLGSTGSIGVNVLSVVREFPERYKIVALAAGTNVQRFAEQIEEFRPQLVSVSDERCARELHDLLQKNTRTSIVFGDEGNILVAAYQKAQFTVSAIVGAAGLLPTLAAIRAGKDIGLANKETLVMAGKIVMAAIKESGAKLLPIDSEHSAIFQALEAGQKKDLKKIILTASGGPFRGLKRDHLRKVTKEQALAHPNWSMGRKISIDSATLMNKGLEVIEAKWLFDVDANAIEVVVHPQSIVHSLVEYQDGSVLAQLGIPDMRIPIAYALSYPERLPLSLQPLKLSQCASLQFMEPDNASFPALQLAFRALHRGGVCPAVLNAANEVAVDAFLADQIDFLQIAETVERTMDIVVQGSDTSLSDVLLADSEARRVALKLVAECSSNN
- the rseP gene encoding RIP metalloprotease RseP, whose protein sequence is MNTILSFILVLGLLIFVHEFGHFIFAKWFGVRVLKFSLGFGPKIFGKVIGETEYVISAFPLGGFVKMFGENPDEQAVPDEDKRVSFAHKPVWQRFFIVFAGPVFNLLFSVLLFFMVFAILGIPTSVDTTRVGKVNADSPASRGGLLENDMILRINERETLVWEDVLGGVKASEGQPLSVVVQRGNEKIHLTITPALDAVKNVFGEVVEQRFMIGIKKADEMIWKESTFYTSLENALIQTWMYISLTAVGFVKIIQQVVPASEIGGPILIAQIAGQQMQAGWVNLIYFMALLSVNLGLLNLLPIPVLDGGHLAFLTLEGLRRKPLGMRAQIIAQQVGIGLLGTLMVFAFYNDIVRLFQ